A segment of the Macrobrachium nipponense isolate FS-2020 chromosome 1, ASM1510439v2, whole genome shotgun sequence genome:
CTGGTGTAAGCACTCCTCCTATCACACTCTGTATCCAAAGCAGATCAAATCTTGAAAATATAGTAGTGAACTCTGGATGCCTTGAGTATGAGTTGACCATCACAAAATCTCTAATTTTATTGCCTTTGCTTTCGGTTTCTATTCGCTTCTCTTTGTGTACATCAATCATCAGTCCCTCTCCGTTTTGTAAAGTGATTCAGATTTCCTAAACTTTTAAGTGTTTTTCGCCACTGCAGTGGTTATTCGAAGTCCAAAGATGTTTTTAGCACCTGAACTGCCAGCTTTAGTTCTCGTGCAGTACCCTCATTGTCTCCAAGGGCAGCTCCGTAGAAAAGGATGTTCGTGTGCCCGTCCGAGTTTTCATTAAATTTGAGACACGTGGTTtttattatcaccatcatcagTCATCAGTGTTCTCTTCTTCCATAACTGTCATCTGGATCTACATACAAATTTTCCACTTCGCTTGATCcttaagaaataaaactaaagacGCTTGGAATGTCTACTTAAGTTGAGATTCGTAGTTGATTAACGAGGGTCCTCCTCTAAGGTTTAAGCCAGGCAAAATGACAATATTTGTAACTGAAGACCTACTGCTTGGTActtcaaaataaaatctaatttcaaatatttttcaccaCAGAGCTAAGATATTCTAGTAAACACGAGATTCTTTGCCTTGATGAGTGACTCATTATTCTTCACTCTTGAAATAGTCCTGTTTACATATTTGACAAAAGCATAAATGGTAAAGCAGGAACTTGAAAGAAATTCAGAACTATTCGTGTTTAGATTAATCAACAATGTGGTTACTACGAACAACAAAGATGTAGCTGTTATGTGTGCAAACGGCACTGGACAAACATCACAATTACCTTAGCAATGTTGAGGTACTTAGTTGCAGCTGATGGCTTCCTGTTGTCATGCAACCCAACAAGCGCCAATGGGCGAAAACTTGACCCGCtgtcaaaaaaataaagatattcaatGAATGAAGTAAGGTGTAGAGAAATCAATCCATCAGTCAAGACCAAGATTTTTGGCCCGTGCTCTGAGTTCCTTTTTCTCAACAGAGACAGACACTATTAGATAGTGGGCTTCTGAAAGGTATCACACATCTGATAAAAACAAAGTCCTCCTATAATTGCAACTTATAAAGGGTTCAGCCATAGAAATATGAAATCTAAATGGAAGTATCCTCTGTAAATGGAAAATTTTCTAGATGGAGCAATGACTATGACATCAGATACTCTTACTATATGTTGTTTGGTATGTCGATGCAGTGTGCAGCTGTAAGGATGTGATAAGGGCCAATGATGGATCCTCCACAAAATACGTTAGGACTCAGTTTACTGAAAAAAAGTCCCACTTGCCAGGGATACTCGTGGGGCAGTGTTTCTGTTCCTGCGATTATTCTTTTTGTGTTTCTTTTGCCACAGGCTAAAAATGAAGCAAGAGAGAAATGCGAATTAAACAAGGGAAGTTAAAAAGATCTAATTCATACATAGTTATTTAATTCTTTTAGCCTTTGAGTCGCAACACTGCATGTCAAAATATTTATCCTATGAGttactaaaagttttttttactctataaatcaAAAGAATTATTCTATGAGTAACTAAAAGccttattttttataattgtatcTTCAAACCATTTTCAGCAAATGCTTTGTAAGTAACGTTAATACTGTGAAAAAAGGAGAGTATATTATCATACACGTGCATGCAGCAGAAAATATTGAGAAGGCATTAATACAAACAGAAAAAACgaaaaggaaatatatacagaaataacttgacttacaattagcgtaaatTCTGCAGTGGATGTTTCCATAAGATGGAAGTATATTCTCAGCCAAAATCCTCAGAAAGTCTCCGGCCTGTTCGTCCTTCACGGAATGAGCTTCATTGCAAAGTCTACCAAAATAAATCTTAATTGTAATAATCACTATGACCTCTAAACATGTCTATGTCTTCACACTACTTTCAATAAAGGCCTAGAATCcagattagaaataaataaagaatcctTCTCCTAGTTAGGTGGGATTTGAACCCATCCACGCAAGTACGACTGAGGTTACCAATTACTCCAATGTCTCGTAGAAAAACTACCTAATATACTGACATCAATGGGTTTGAATCCTACTATAGTTGGTAGGAGAAGTTTCTTTATGTCTTCCGTTTCTGTTACCATGTCAAGtcatataagatataagatatatatatatatatatatatatataacatatatatatatatagatatataaaatatatacatatatatgtatatatatatatataaatatatatatatatatatatatatatatatacatatattatattatatatataatatatatatatatacagttatgtgtgtggtgtggtggacATTATCCTAATGATAATCAAATTAGTGGTAAATGAAACACTGGCCTTAGTTCATGGAAAAAGTTTCCTTCCAAACCACATTCCTCCCTGATTCAAGAATCATTGTTGAGCTGAAAATTACCTCAAGGTCTTTTGTCCGTAACCTATCGTCACTTTTCCACTACTGCAGTCTGACGAATTCCACAGAGACTTCATGTCACAGGTGAACACCAGAGATGAATAAGAAGAAAGAGTTTTAACACTGGAGATCTGAAATGACAAAACATTAGTGAAGGGAAGATTGAACATTGTTCCAGATGGACTCTTAACTGGACCATCTTTTACTGTCGTTTCCCATATGAAATTCGTCTTCCTTTGGTTAAGTCAAATGAACATATTGGGGATTTTTTTCAGGACTACCAGAAGAGATTCTTTTCAGAGTCTCACCTTATATTCCACATACTTCGATGCTTGTTGGTTCCCAAAAGTGAAGGAGAATGTTGCAGTTTTGCCAGGCTCCAACACAACTACTTCATTGTCTAAGATCATACAAGAAATGGTGTGAATATATGCTTTGCAAGACTCATAAGAAACATTTGTAAATACTGAACACACGTCTAAATTAAGGCAAAGTTTTTTTGTAGTACAATGATCAGTAATTTACAATACAAGTTTTACTATCATTTATACATGAATATTAAACAGTAAATTGGGATAATTTTTCAATAATCAATATTGACAACTTTCTCCTTGTATCTTTACAGCTAATTAATTTTGTAGGCTTTCTTGCATAATGAATACAGacccagttttttttaaaaaaatggaaagcttGTTTATTTCTGCTCCACTCTATTTAACTTTACTATGGAAATAAGCACAACTGTTTCTACTTACCATTATACCAAGTATCCCTCCAGTTGTCCTCTGACCATGGCTGGTCTACAGAAGGAGCTTCTAAATTACTGCCATATCCCACCCAATCCACATCATGGCCTCCTTCTGTCAAAGATTCCTCATCCCATCTATTTTATAACAAGAGAGAAGTTTAGAGACAATCTATATGCAAGACATGGAATAAAAAGAATCAAAACCTTTAAGTTACGATTTCAGAACCCGAACTTGAtatgtttaatgaagtataagtatTTAGAATTATGGAAATAATAGAATTTACTTACCCTAAGCTCATGGATTCTACCTGAATTACCATCTGGAAAGTGATAAAAATGTCActaagttaatctctctctctctctctctctctctctctctctctctctctctctctctctccccactgcTTAACTAGACAAGACAATCAACAGTGAATAATTAGAACTTCCAAGTAAGGCACGATGAACCAACAAAGATTTCAGACGAATTCCTATTCACAGCAAAAGAATAGGTTCTGTGTGTGTACAAATGGATGTCTTGATAACTTACGAGGAAAAGTAGACCCAGAATCTGGCAAAGGATATCCATGCTGAATGATTGAGTGACGAAGTTGTTTCTTCCTAGATCACACCAGTCTTGTCCTGGCACGGGCTTTAGCTCTAGGGCAGCACCTGAATGGAATGAAAACGATGGAAGAAGCGTTTCTCTAATCTTGTTCAGCTCCTCTTCTGCCGCAGCCACGGTCTCCCAGGTCTATATATCTGAGATCATCCTTGATGGCTTCCCTGCCCAAGTGTTCCTGTCTGATGAGGCTTCAGACTGATACAAGAGACTGAAAAGAAACTGCCACCAACCTTCGTGAGTTATGCATTCAGTTCTTTCAGAGCCGAGCAGTTTGTTCTCGTATATTGCGACTAATTAACAAGGTTTTTCAATCCTGTGAATAAGGAAGTGTGAATGATGTGAGAAACGGAACCGAGAGCCTCATTTTACCTGTGCAGTTTGTCACAAGGGGTCGATGACTCCACGTTAGTGAATAACGTTCAGACTTACTGACAAGTAGCAGTCACACACTTGCATATATTAAATGCAATAAGTATCAAAAactttttctgttacaacagtcGTCTAAATGTGATGTTTCGACATTTTGACTTGCCATTATCCAGCCCGGGTCCAACAACTCAGTCCTAAAGTGCATCTACAGCTTGATTTAACCTTGCTCTGTATTTAGTGTGGGGAACGCCAGTTCAGTTGGGACTTAACTTCTCAACTTttatgttatcattatttttgacgtctaaatatgtattgtatatgccGAACAACGAACGTTTCCTCAGGAGAGGGTGAAGGGATCCATTGTTTGTCTTTATAAGGTAAAAGTGATACAGGAACTTTGAAGAATGCCAGGACAGTTGAATGCGAGAAATTCGATTCAAAAGGTAGAACAGGAGACAGAATGACTTACTCGGGAAGAACACCCTGAGACAAATAACAGACTGCTGGATTGCGTACTGGATTGTGTACATTGTATGCATGGACGCTGATGAAACTTATGACACAACTGAACGAGATGTAACATGGAGATGTAAAATGTACAGCTTAGACTTTTAGAAGACAGTATTCTCAGATCATTTAAAGGATGAAAAGTTCATTTTGGAATATATAAATTGAAGAGTGGCTAGTTTGACTGAAAGTTGCAGAAACACTTATCTTATAACAtctatataagtatgtggaatctaaaggattgttagttgATAAACATTATACATACAGGAGACAATTAGGCACCTGCCATGCTCTTTTCGGCTTGatatgccatttgcaagagaaccttgataaggattttgagtgcagagtaattcaaacaGATTTTAATGCTGCTTTCGATTGactaaatcacaaggcacttatatatacacttcagaatcgtggagtgggtggatatgttataggattacttcaagatatccTTACTGGTAGGCAGCAGTGAGCCGCTGTTAataggatctttagtgaaccaagacttaTTGAATCTTGAATTCCACAGGATCACTGCTATTTCCGTTTACTCAGGGAATagtctacaaaatactttgtagttgttgttgttgttcttatagagataggaaaggtctatgggagagtctaaaaaggcctgaaaaagatgtcttgtgttgagttaaagttacaggtCGTTcatttggaacttcaaaagttcaagcacaGACACTATTCATTGCTACCCAAATACTgcttttcttgcattttaatggTCTTAACAACTTACTAATTTAATAAtgtattctttttaataagtgagatctcttctttctgttatttCGCTCCACcatctcttacttcttcctaatgaacaccacctactttggaagcttgaatttcaagtcaatagcccatGCGGGTTTCTTCCATATGAAATGAATAGTGCTCATCTtttgaacaacaataataataacaataataattataataatactgttaagattaacggtaatataaaagttgagaACAGGCTTTCCAACTGAACAGGCTTTCTCCACCATTGTAAGCTCAAAGCAAGCTTCCATCACTTTGTAGACGTACTTTAGGACAAAGGGATTGGGCCCAGcaaggacaaatatatatatatatatatatatatatatatatatatatatatatatatatatatatatatatataatatatatatatatattatatatatatttatatatatatgtatgtatgtatgtatatatatatatatatatgtatatatatatatatatatatatatatatatatagatatatatatatatatatatattatatatatatatatatatatatatatatatatatatatatatatgtgtgtgtgtgtgtgtttgcgcgcgcgtgtgtgtgtgtttgcgcgcgcgtgtgtgtgtgtgtgatacttgTTAGCATGTTTGAATGTTATTCCCTAAATTAAGGTCATTTTTAATTGGTTCATTGACCCTCGTGACATCTGCATAGGTAAAATTACCCTCCGGCACCACTACTCAAAGCCATCACACTTCCTTATTCAAAGAGTTGAAAATCCCTGTCAATTAGTCACATTTAGTTCATATTTAGTTCAAGTCTTTTATATCACTCTGAAGCCTCATTGGACAGTAACACCTGAGCAGGGTGTTATTCCACTCAGTCATTGATTCCAAATGCCTTGCTAACGCTAAGGGAGTAGTGGATTACAATGGCTCTGGGCAGAATTCCTTAAGAATGGCATAATCAGTTTACTCACGGATGTTCTTTACAACATTTGTCAGGATAGCTACAGGAACTTTTGTCTGCtcagttcttccatcttttagaaacTAGTCATTTCCTCCCCCCTACACTATGATtgcactttttctattatttacctttttttcactGACTCGGCTATCTTCTTTGCTACTGCACCTGGGTATGAAtaaacttttctcttttatttttttttgctacaaaATTTAACCCTTGATCTTTTACTAACGAGTCTCCAATTAAGattgtttcctcttctgtttccGAGAGCACAGCAATATTATTCGTTGTATAGATTCCTTTTGGGGGACAATTGTGTTTCCTGGCTCCTATCCCTCTTCTACCAACAACTCTCTTAAGTTAATCATTTTTATCCTTGTAAGCATCTTTCTATGTACCTTGTCTAGtacttgtttctgtttcatttctggttcttGTCTTTAGCAATTGTATTCTAATCTCCAAAATACTCTCTCCGTTTTGTACTATGTTTTTTGttcaaaatttctttttctctctcttaaggaAGGTTTGTATCTTCTCTTCttaggtctccaatttccttttccatcctgtcttctcttctcttgccttcgagtttgtcctttgtcaactcctttagttcctttgctaattcttctacttccctcctcggtttagctatctcctgttcctgttgacaggagagacagacactgagactacctagctttgatgtGCATGCATCTTTGCAGTCTACGCACCTCTTGTTTACACTGCATTTTGCCTATAAGTGCTTAAATCTTAACTTTTCTTGAGTCATCTCTGTTTGTGCcttggtttcaatatttctacctgtgcttttaattcagtattctGTCTATTGTgaccagttgaaaaggaaaaatggggGTTGGTTGAATACTCCTGCAGTTGCCGCATCCGCTTATCCATGGCCAATTTTCCATAGTTCGTCGCCAGGATAACTTTTATTACTGCCACACTAACATACGGTCTCCTTGTTGTTAGACAACCCAAACGTGTCGCAGCTCCCAACTGAGCAACACAATTATCCTAAGCAAATGATATTTCGCCaggagtgaacagcagcatcccttaaattaCTAAACATCCAACAGCCATGAACAGCCAGTCTCTTATGACCTGAATGCTTCTCCTCCAACCATGGAAATCCCCAAGGAATGGCCACGATGGCCTCACCAACAGGCCCTATGGGTAGGAAGTTCCGCAATCATTGGCACAGAAGCTCTCCTGGTGTTTATACTTGGCTAGAACTCCAACAAGGTACACAAAAGCTCTTCAACCTCAAAGCAGCTCACGCCTTCAGCTCCCAGGGTATAGTGGTTTCCCAGGGTTGGTGGTCATTCCTtaccatattatattattaatatatattatatatatatatatatattatattaatatatatatatatatatatatatataataatatattacatagatatatatattataatatagctatatctatatactatggtaaatatatattaatataatatatatatatatatgtatatatatatatataatatatatatatacatacatatatatatatatatatatatatatatatatatataatatatatatatatatatatatatatatatatatattataattttttaaagttttgtattttgtattattttttaagatgtaccaggaggaaatcctcgcagtctCAAGATGAAATAAATCAGAACCAGAGTGGGATGGCAAGGTGGCAAAAAGGCGGTTAGAACGGAAGTAAAGAAGAAGGTTTAAAAGAGGTCGCTGGCATTACTCCCCCTACAGAGTAgtgagagcgagcgagagagactGTATGAGGAGGATATTCATAGATTAAAATACGAAaatattggagagagaaagagagagagagagagagagagagagagagacccatcctTCAACTGGGCTATGGCGTCTCTCCCTAACGGCCTTTGCAGGATTGCCGCCCATTCCCAGGGGATCAA
Coding sequences within it:
- the LOC135219075 gene encoding venom prothrombin activator nigrarin-D-like: MKRGKLLGIETDGEELYQPCATGQWREDKGTPGSGSSESESAEDQSSEMGSVEETGSSETGSSEVQSSEVKSPNPNRPLPPPVHIPTRGRPAHLRAVRVTVNRASSSVPSPSSGSQATPVFDNFTIGAIRHSRHCAKQTRMPVTSSTHCHIDPLGMGGNPAKAVRERRHSPVEGWTWETVAAAEEELNKIRETLLPSFSFHSGAALELKPVPGQDWCDLGRNNFVTQSFSMDILCQILGLLFLMVIQVESMSLGWDEESLTEGGHDVDWVGYGSNLEAPSVDQPWSEDNWRDTWYNDNEVVVLEPGKTATFSFTFGNQQASKYVEYKISSVKTLSSYSSLVFTCDMKSLWNSSDCSSGKVTIGYGQKTLRLCNEAHSVKDEQAGDFLRILAENILPSYGNIHCRIYANSCGKRNTKRIIAGTETLPHEYPWQVGLFFSKLSPNVFCGGSIIGPYHILTAAHCIDIPNNIYGSSFRPLALVGLHDNRKPSAATKYLNIAKMTLHPAYDSKTFVNDIAILQTEQPIPFDVKNTVSPICLPEDPNNKFDNTEVSVCGWGQTIGSDGSSNSPVLLHTVITTMTNVMCNKMVSPTFFIPDEKICALASGKSQGLSCRGDSGGPLMYQHGSHMDLIGIASSGPKGCLREFPEFFTRVTSYLDWIRLQMKQP